The following coding sequences are from one Solea solea chromosome 4, fSolSol10.1, whole genome shotgun sequence window:
- the cdkn2aipnl gene encoding CDKN2AIP N-terminal-like protein has product MSAMDVDDFIQQNRAVAEQVETFRGYWESEKHWQARREFILRNMDDYDFEQVDSLLSLSMCWANNVFLGCRYSTELLEKVKEMAEGIVVEDAPVFKTRDEIMKKQQGR; this is encoded by the exons ATGTCTGCCATGGACGTGGATGATTTTATCCAACAGAACCGCGCTGTGGCGGAGCAGGTGGAGACGTTCCGAGGTTACTGGGAGAGTGAGAAACACTGGCAGGCGCGGAGAGAGTTCATCCTGCGGAACATGGACGACTACGACTTCGAGCAGGTGGACAGCCTGCTCTCTCTGTCCATGTGTTGGGCCAACAACGTCTTCCTCGGCTGCCG GTACAGCACAGAACTCCTGGAGAAAGTGAAGGAAATGGCTGAGGGCATCGTGGTAGAGGACGCGCCAGTCTTCAAGACGAGAGATGAGATCATGAAGAAGCAACAG GGTCGATGA
- the ube2b gene encoding ubiquitin-conjugating enzyme E2 B isoform X2, whose translation MLWNAVIFGPVGTPFEDGTFKLLIEFSEEYPNKPPTVRFVSRMFHPNVYADGSICLDILQNRWSPTYDVSSILTSIQSLLDEPNPNSPANSQAAQLYQENKREYEKRVTAIVEQSWVDV comes from the exons ATGCTTTGGAACGCTGTTATTTTTGG ACCTGTGGGAACACCATTTGAAGATG GAACATTTAAGCTTCTGATAGAGTTTTCAGAGGAATACCCAAACAAGCCTCCTACAGTTCGATTTGTGTCCAGAATGTTTCATCCAAATG TTTATGCCGATGGCAGTATATGTTTAGACATCCTTCAGAATCGCTGGAGCCCCACATATGATGTGTCATCCATACTCACTTCTATCCAG TCATTGCTGGATGAGCCAAACCCAAACAGTCCTGCCAACAGTCAGGCCGCACAGCTCTATCAGGAAAACAAGAGGGAGTACGAGAAGAGGGTGACGGCCATCGTGGAGCAGAGCTGGGTGGACGTCTGA
- the ube2b gene encoding ubiquitin-conjugating enzyme E2 B isoform X1, producing the protein MSTPARRRLMRDFKRLQEDPPTGVSGAPSENNIMLWNAVIFGPVGTPFEDGTFKLLIEFSEEYPNKPPTVRFVSRMFHPNVYADGSICLDILQNRWSPTYDVSSILTSIQSLLDEPNPNSPANSQAAQLYQENKREYEKRVTAIVEQSWVDV; encoded by the exons ATGTCGACCCCGGCAAGGAGACGGCTTATGAGAGATTTTAAAAG ACTTCAAGAAGATCCTCCCACCGGTGTGAGTGGAGCACCATCAGAGAACAACATCATGCTTTGGAACGCTGTTATTTTTGG ACCTGTGGGAACACCATTTGAAGATG GAACATTTAAGCTTCTGATAGAGTTTTCAGAGGAATACCCAAACAAGCCTCCTACAGTTCGATTTGTGTCCAGAATGTTTCATCCAAATG TTTATGCCGATGGCAGTATATGTTTAGACATCCTTCAGAATCGCTGGAGCCCCACATATGATGTGTCATCCATACTCACTTCTATCCAG TCATTGCTGGATGAGCCAAACCCAAACAGTCCTGCCAACAGTCAGGCCGCACAGCTCTATCAGGAAAACAAGAGGGAGTACGAGAAGAGGGTGACGGCCATCGTGGAGCAGAGCTGGGTGGACGTCTGA